The following proteins are encoded in a genomic region of Diabrotica virgifera virgifera chromosome 1, PGI_DIABVI_V3a:
- the LOC126878436 gene encoding uncharacterized protein LOC126878436, with protein MDKWLIKSVKTKSNNEKNIAEKQPSTSRHASEQQPESSNQQNVTEEQPSTSHTPKGGVIISQNVDVGRVSKKINTSQSNIIVDTNDAEPNDAEPNDAESAPIVDKFLLSLKRKADFVDTPSKRICKFIPAWLTDNEFRGWLNKSNKPDDKHGNEYAFCKVCKSNLVAHKAVLLRHMRTEKHKENFSAVSSNIKIKDMCVKQTCENNLVKRAELKLCSLLATKDLPFLLMDTVCPLLKDIFPDSKIAQQLTVKRTKATQIVVECLGDNFLKELYEKLRVPGMFFSLIMDETTDISVKKQCAFTAIFFDENSNSLQTTFFDILENTGGTAVELYSTLKDIIFSKGIPISNFVGFSSDTPNVMVGPHNSVFSHLKQEFPDIVCVKCSCHMAHLATSKACLKLPKHIEDLLRNIGSHFNRSACRRAKFREFQEFFKVDIHKILSPAKTRWLSLKAVVDRVLEQYEPLRAYFKESVSEDPSHVTETMLETLNHPLTEVYLKFMSYVLELMTDFNILFQSEKPLLYRVKPETENLLKILCSNYMNIVHIKKCAEILKIVHDNPDNFLPLEQIYIGISAFDSLQHLRSDKDTNLEQADFDNFFKSILSFYIELVANIKDRFKFEDPVFTTLELLDPKVAQSFQTKSLKNILDRFPVLNNFVNAQSLDNEWRKHALLDFDSLDINSNTECDIYWSQIFKLKNEANISLFPNLKKVFSLLFVLPFSNAAVERVFSNLFNIKTDKRNLLDTSTIRALLATKDGIGNTGCVKFTPSKKMLGCNIWQNSK; from the exons atggataaatgGTTAATAAAAAGTGTTAAG ACCaaatcaaataatgaaaaaaatattgcTGAAAAGCAGCCGTCAACTTCACGTCATGCTTCTGAACAACAG CCTGAATCTAGTAATCAGCAAAATGTTACTGAAGAGCAGCCATCTACTTCTCATACTCCTAAGGGAGGAGTAATTATTAGTCAAAATGTTGACGTTGGCCGTGTTAGTAAAAAGATTAACACTTCTCAGAGTAATATTATTGTTGACACTAATGATGCCGAGCCCAATGATGCCGAGCCCAATGATGCCGAGTCCGCACCAATTGTTGACAAATTTCTATTGAGTTTGAAAAGGAAAGCTGATTTTGTAGATACACCTTCAAAAAGAATATGCAAGTTTATTCCAGCGTGGCTAACCGATAACGAGTTTCGCGGGTGGCTTAATAAATCAAATAAGCCAGATGATAAACACGGCAATGAATACGCATTTTGTAAAGTTTGTAAATCAAATTTGGTGGCTCATAAGGCTGTGTTACTTAGACATATGAGAACGGAAAAACACAAAGAGAATTTTAGTGCGGTATccagtaatataaaaataaaggaCATGTGTGTAAAACAAACCTGTGAAAATAATTTAGTTAAAAGAGCAGAACTAAAATTATGTAGTCTTTTGGCTACAAAGGACTTACCGTTCTTATTAATGGACACTGTATGTCCACTACTTAAAGATATTTTTCCAGATTCTAAGATAGCTCAACAATTAACCGTTAAAAGGACTAAAGCAACTCAAATAGTCGTTGAATGTTTGGGTGACAATTTTCTGAAAGAATTATATGAAAAGTTAAGAGTACCTGGAATGTTTTTTTCATTGATTATGGATGAAACTACAGATATATCGGTAAAAAAACAGTGTGCATTTACTGCAATATTTTTTGATGAAAATTCCAACTCATTACAAAcaacattttttgacattttagaaAATACTGGGGGCACTGCAGTTGAATTATATTCAACTTTAAAAGACATAATATTTTCCAAAGGTATTCCTATATCTAATTTTGTTGGATTTTCGTCGGACACACCTAATGTAATGGTAGGGCCACACAATTCagttttttcccatctaaaacaAGAATTTCCTGATATAGTTTGTGTTAAATGCTCTTGTCACATGGCACATTTAGCAACTTCAAAGGCATGCTTGAAACTTCCCAAGCACATTGAGGACTTACTAAGAAATATAGGAAGCCATTTCAATAGAAGTGCTTGTCGAAGAGCCAAATTTCGggaatttcaggaattttttaagGTTGACATTCACAAAATTCTATCACCTGCTAAGACCAGGTGGCTTTCACTAAAAGCAGTTGTGGACAGGGTTCTAGAGCAGTACGAACCATTACGTGCATATTTCAAGGAGAGTGTTTCTGAAGATCCTTCACATGTAACGGAAACTATGTTGGAAACTCTTAATCACCCTCttactgaagtgtatttaaagtTTATGTCTTATGTTCTAGAGCTCATGACGGATTTCAATATTTTATTCCAATCCGAAAAACCACTTTTATATAGGGTTAAGCCCGAAACTGAAAATTTATTGAAGATTTTATGTTCCAATTATATGAATATTGTTCATATAAAAAAATGTGCAGAAATCCTGAAAATTGTTCACGACAATCCAGACAATTTTCTTCCATTAGAGCAAATTTATATAGGAATTTCTGCTTTCGACAGTTTGCAACATTTGCGATCGGATAAAGACACAAATTTAGAACAAGCAGactttgataatttttttaaatcaatattatCCTTTTATATTGAACTAGTTGCTAATATCAAAGATCGGTTTAAATTTGAGGACCCGGTTTTTACTACCTTAGAGCTGTTAGATCCGAAGGTGGCCCaatcattccaaacaaaatctttaaaaaacatATTAGATAGGTTTCCAGTTCTAAATAACTTTGTCAATGCACAATCTTTGGATAACGAGTGGAGAAAACATGCACTCTTAGATTTTGATAGTTTAGACATTAATTCCAATACCGAGTGTGATATATACTGGTCtcagatttttaaattaaaaaatgaagccAACATATCTTTGtttccaaatttaaaaaaagtattttcattGTTATTCGTTCTACCATTTTCAAACGCTGCGGTAGAAAGGGTTTTTAGTAATTTATTCAATATAAAAACAGATAAGAGAAATCTTTTAGATACATCTACAATTAGGGCTTTATTGGCGACAAAAGATGGTATCGGTAATACAGGCTGTGTAAAATTTACACCTTCAAAAAAAATGTTAGGATGTAACATATGGCAAAATAGTAAATGA